The proteins below are encoded in one region of Micromonospora pisi:
- a CDS encoding ABC transporter permease → MTVPLLEPTTAPPDAPVAAGRRARRGWSPSLVAGAVLLGLILALALVSLVWTPYALDQATPGGRLAGPSAEHWAGTDRLGRDQFTQLMLGARTAVWVGTASVAVAFALGLPLGLLAASAGRVADDAVIGVIDILIAFPTLLLAMLLVTVYGASTLVAIIAIGVGVSAEVARLTRISASRIFTQDYVLAARTSGTGPIMILVRHVLPNIWHTLLVQATLAFGVAVIAEASLSYLGLGTPPPAPSWGRMLQEAQPTVSVAPWNVLLPGIAVAIAVIGVNLLGDGLRETLDPQLRRQRRSGAKR, encoded by the coding sequence GTGACCGTACCGTTGCTGGAGCCCACCACCGCGCCACCGGACGCTCCGGTCGCGGCCGGTCGTCGTGCGCGCCGGGGCTGGTCGCCGTCGCTGGTCGCCGGGGCGGTGCTGCTCGGCCTGATCCTGGCGCTCGCCCTGGTCAGCCTGGTCTGGACGCCGTACGCGCTGGACCAGGCCACCCCCGGCGGCCGGCTCGCCGGGCCGTCGGCGGAGCACTGGGCCGGCACCGACCGGCTCGGCCGGGACCAGTTCACCCAGCTCATGCTCGGTGCCCGGACCGCCGTCTGGGTCGGGACCGCCTCGGTCGCGGTGGCGTTCGCGCTCGGCCTGCCGCTGGGTCTGCTCGCCGCCTCCGCCGGCCGGGTCGCCGACGACGCGGTGATCGGCGTGATCGACATCCTGATCGCCTTCCCGACGCTGCTGCTGGCGATGCTGCTGGTCACCGTCTACGGCGCGTCGACCCTGGTGGCGATCATCGCGATCGGCGTCGGGGTGAGCGCCGAGGTGGCCCGGCTGACCCGGATCTCGGCCAGCCGGATCTTCACCCAGGACTACGTACTCGCCGCACGGACCTCCGGCACCGGACCGATCATGATCCTGGTCCGGCACGTGCTGCCGAACATCTGGCACACCCTGCTGGTCCAGGCCACCCTGGCGTTCGGCGTCGCGGTGATCGCCGAGGCGTCGCTGTCGTACCTCGGTCTCGGCACCCCACCGCCCGCCCCCTCCTGGGGCCGGATGCTCCAGGAGGCCCAGCCGACGGTGAGCGTCGCACCCTGGAACGTGCTGCTGCCCGGCATCGCGGTCGCGATCGCGGTGATCGGCGTCAACCTGCTCGGTGACGGCCTCCGGGAAACCCTCGACCCGCAGCTGCGCCGCCAGCGGCGTTCGGGGGCGAAACGATGA
- a CDS encoding ABC transporter permease, producing the protein MLRYLLRRLGWLVGSLFLAGSAVFFLLRVLPGDPAVTLLAVGSPPEQIEAIRHQLGTDRPLLTQYGDWFGGLLTGHLGDSLFTRTPVLDQILDRLPVTLPLALSAFVASILVAVPVGVFAALRRRNATGVAVSGLAQLGIALPIFWVGIVVVWLVAVQGRLLPPGGFPRAGWQEPGAAVESLVLPVLTLTIAQASLLVRYVRSATLDVLGQEYLRTARSLGYSLPRALWRHGLRNGAAPVVNVLGVLLAGSLIGTVVIESVFALPGLGSLLLTSVKSRDLPVVQGTVFLMTGTVLLVGLAVDLLQRLIDPRLRGQA; encoded by the coding sequence ATGCTCCGCTACCTGCTGCGTCGGCTCGGCTGGCTGGTCGGCTCGCTCTTCCTCGCCGGCTCGGCGGTCTTCTTCCTGCTCCGGGTGCTCCCCGGCGACCCGGCCGTCACCCTGCTCGCGGTCGGCTCGCCACCGGAGCAGATCGAGGCGATCCGGCACCAGCTCGGCACCGACCGCCCCCTGCTCACCCAGTACGGCGACTGGTTCGGCGGGCTGCTCACCGGTCACCTCGGCGACAGCCTCTTCACCCGTACGCCGGTGCTGGACCAGATCCTCGACCGGTTGCCGGTGACGCTGCCGCTGGCACTGAGCGCGTTCGTCGCCTCGATCCTGGTCGCCGTACCGGTCGGGGTCTTCGCCGCGCTGCGCCGCCGTAACGCCACCGGCGTCGCCGTCTCCGGGCTGGCCCAGCTCGGCATCGCGCTGCCGATCTTCTGGGTCGGCATCGTGGTCGTCTGGCTGGTCGCCGTCCAGGGGCGGCTGCTGCCGCCCGGCGGTTTCCCGCGTGCCGGTTGGCAGGAGCCGGGCGCCGCCGTGGAGTCACTGGTCCTGCCGGTGCTCACCCTCACCATCGCGCAGGCGTCACTGCTGGTCCGGTACGTCCGCTCGGCCACCCTCGACGTACTCGGCCAGGAATATCTGCGTACCGCCCGGTCGCTCGGCTACAGCCTGCCGAGGGCGTTGTGGCGGCACGGGTTGCGCAACGGCGCCGCCCCGGTGGTGAACGTACTCGGGGTGCTGCTCGCCGGTTCACTGATCGGCACCGTCGTGATCGAGAGCGTCTTCGCCCTGCCCGGCCTCGGCAGTCTCCTGCTGACCAGTGTGAAGTCCCGGGACCTGCCGGTGGTGCAGGGCACGGTCTTCCTGATGACCGGAACCGTGCTGCTGGTCGGTCTCGCCGTCGACCTGCTCCAGCGGCTCATCGACCCCCGACTGCGAGGTCAGGCGTGA